The DNA segment TTGACCAGGGCCGCATCCTCGCGCACGGCTCGCCCGAAGAGATCGTCGAACACCCCGACGTCAAGCAACGCTACCTGGGCCACGAGTTCACGTTGTGAGCTCCCGGGCTTGCCCTGGCGCCCGGCGCCGCCCCCTGGAGCCTGGAATGCAGGCGAAGCCTGCCATCGCCGTTACGATGGGCGACCCCGCGGGCATCGGCCCCGAAGTCGTTGTCAAGGCCCTCGCCGATGAACGCGTGCGCGCGGTCTGCCGCCCCATCGTCTTCGGCGACGAGGCCGCACTGCGCGAAGCCGCGCGCCGCCTCGGCCTCCGCGCGGACTGGCTGACAATTGAGAGCGACGTTCGTGGCGTGGCCCGCAGGCCGTATCTGGATGGGTTGCCCGCCAGTGCCTCGACAGCCGTCCTCGACCTCGGCGACTGCCCGCCTGGCCTGCTCTTCGCGGGCAAGCCCACGCGCGACGGCGGCTGCGCATCTCTTCGCTACGTCGAACAGGCCGCCGCAGCGGTTCGCGACGGCCATGCCGACGCCCTCGCCACGGCCCCCATCCACAAGCAGGCCATCGTCATGGCCGGCTCCCCCTTCGCCGGCCACACCGATCTGCTCGGCCACCTCCTGGGTGTCGAGCATCCCGTGATGATGCTGGTAGGCGGGCCGCTGCGCGTGGCCCTCGTCACTCACCACATCGCCCTGGCCGACGTGCCCGACGCCATTTCCACCGAAGCCATCGTCGCCACGGCCAGCGTCGTGGACGACTCGCTTCGCTCCCTCTTTGCCATCCCCGAGCCGCGCCTGGCCGTGTGTGGCCTCAACCCCCACGCGAGCGACGGCTCGCGCTTCGGCACCGAAGAGCTGCGGCTCATCGAGCCCGCCGTCGTCCGACTCAGGCGGGCAGGCATCCACGCCCGCGGCCCCGTGCCGCCCGACACCTGCTTCCACCGCGCCGTGAATGGCCGCGAGTTCGACGCCGTCATCTGCATGTACCATGACCAGGGCCTCATCCCCCTCAAGCTCCTGGCCTTCGACACCGGCGTCAACGTCACCCTCGGCCTCCCCATCCTCCGCACCAGCGCGGACCACGGCACGGCCTACGACATTGCCGGCCGCGGAACCGCCTCGCCCAACTCCATGATCGAGGCGATCCTGCTCGCGGCCTCGATGTGGCGGGCACGGGTCAGCGCACAAGCGCGTAATTGAGGCAGCGGCGGCCGGTGCTCATCTGGATGTACTCGGTGGACCGGATGCGGCGGATGATCTCCGCCGCGTCGGCGAAGTCTGGCCGCACGTAGAAGTGCTGCGTGTCATAGGGCGTCTCGCCGAAGACGGCGGCCAGCACGTAACCCCGCCTCTCCGCATACGCCTTCAGCTTCACCGTCATCGCGTCCCACTCGGTGTTGACGGCGGGCGGCACGAGCGGCGAGAAGTAGGCGTGGAAGGCGATCACCTCGGGGTTCTGCCGGGCCAGGTACTCGTCGGTGATGCCGCCGTGGTGGGCGATCCAGGGGTCGTTCAGGCCCCAGGTGTCAATGGCCCGCCACTCGCTGTAAAGGGGCAGCAGGCCCGCCTCGCTGACGGCGATGGTGTAGCCCCTCCCGCGGAAGTCGCGCAACGCTCGCCCCACCGCCGCGTTGCCGTCGGCGTAGAGCACAGGAAGCCGCGACATGCGGTGGTGGTAGGCCAGCACGCTCAGGAATACCGCGCCGCCCACCACGGCCGCCGTGAGACGGCTCCTCGGCGGCAGCGACCGCCACGGCGGCAGCCGCCATTCGGCGAACAGCCCCTCAGCCAGCGGCGGCCAGGCGATGAGGAAGATCGGCTGGATGGCGTACTGGAAGCGCCAGTGGTAATTCATCTCGCTCGATAGCAGCACCCACAGCCCGACGAAGCCCGCCATGGGGATGAGGGCGAAGACTGCTTGCCGAGCGGTCTCGCGCGACCGGAACCCGGCGAGAAACGCCAGCATGAAGGGCAGCGAGAAACGCGCGGCGCCACGCACCGCGATCACCAACCCGTCCCAGTGCAGCGCTCCCCCGCCCTTCTTGTAGAACGGGTTCGGCAGCGGATAGCCGAAGTACTGCCACCGCCAGGCGAAATAGGCGCCCCCCAGCACCGCGAACACGCCCACAAACCAGGCGATCGGTTCGACGGACCGCCGCAGGCCCCGCATGAACACCACCGCAGCGAGCATGAATGCGGCCAGGAACACCCCCTCGGGCCGGATCAACCCCATCACAAGTCCGCTGAGCGCGAACGAAACTGAGGCCCAGCGCGACGACGGACCCTGGGCGAGGCGCGTCGCCAGCATCCACGTGACGCACGCGAAGAGCGCGAAGAACGGCGTGCCGAAGCAGGCCGACGTATAGGCCAGCCCCGGCCCGACCGCCAGGTAGGCCGCCGACAGGGCGGCCATCCACTGGCGCGACCCGTGAAGCCGACGCACCGCCTGGTAGACCAGAGCCACCGTCAGCAAGTGCGAGGCGAGGCACAGCCCGCGCACGGCGTCCTGGAGCGGCACCCCCAACCGATGCAGGCCGGCCACGGCGAGCATGAAGAGGAAATCGGTCGCGCCATCCACGGGCGCCTCGCCGACATTCCACACCACGCCGTGGCCCTCCGCCACGTGCTTCGAGTAGCGCATCAGGATCGCCGCGTCCTCGAACGGCTGCGGCGCCCACACCACCAGCGCCGGCCCATAGGCCGCCGTCAGGCAGACAATCAGAATCGTGAGGAACCCGTCGTGCCGCATGCGCTTCTCCGCACTGGCCTCTAGGAGCCTGTCCAAGAATCCGCGTGGGACTGCGACGCCCGCGATTCTGGCCGCAGGCTAGGAGCACGGAGGAGGCGATGCAACGGAGAGCATCGCTGACGACGTGCGACAACGCCTGCGGCCAGAAGTCGCGGCGTCCCTTCGGGTTGCGGCGGCAGCGGAGCGTCTGCCGCGTTGCGTCTCCTCAGCGATGCGCTCCGTAGCATCGCCTGCGGAGCCGCGCCTTGCAGACGGCCCGCTGGCGCCGGCAACGCAGCCCACGGGGATTCCTGGACAGGCTCCTAGGCTAACGATTCGGGCGGAAGATGCAAGGGGGGAATGGTTCGACAAGGCGACGAAGGCGTGAGGTGCAAGACCGGAGGCTCCTCGTCCCCATCCATCCCATCCGTCCTCCCTGCCCGGCAAGCCCTCTGGTTTGACTCCATCTGCGCGCGCTCCTATAATGCGGGCCGCCTCTTGGAAAGGAAGCAGGGCCCATGCGAATCCCGTTTGTGAAAATGCACGGATGCGGGAACGACTACGTCTACATTGACTGCCGCGAGCGCGAGTTCCCCGACCCGGCGCGCCTCGCTGTGCGCTTGAGCGACCGGCACTTCGGCGTGGGCGGCGACGGCATCATCCTCATCCTCCCGTCGGCCCAGGCCGACTACCGGATGCGGATGTTCAACGCCGACGGCTCCGAGGCCGAGATGTGCGGCAACGGCATCCGCTGCTTCGCCAAATACCTCTATGACCGCGGCCTGGTGAAGGGCGACGAGGCCCGCATCGAGACCGGCGCCGGCATCCGCATCGTGCGCATCACTGCCGAAGGCGGCAAGGCACGGCGCGTGCGGGTGAACATGGGCGCCCCACGCCTCGAGCGGAGCCAGATTCCCATGCAAGGGCCGCCCGGCCAGGCCCTCAACGACGAACTCTCGATCGATGTCCCAGGCCAGGGCCCTCTCTCCTTTCGCTTCACCGCCGTGTCCATGGGCAACCCGCACTGCATCATCTACGTGGATGACACGGACCGCTACCCCGTAGCCCTCTACGGCCCGCTCATCGAGAACCACCGCCTCTTCCCCAGGCGCACGAACGTGGAGTTCGTGCAGGTGCTCTCGGCCGGCGAGGCGAAGATGCGTGTGTGGGAGCGCGGCTCGGGCGAAACCCTCGCCTGCGGCACTGGCGCATCGGCCACGTGTGTGGCCGGCGTGCTCAACCAGAAGACCGACCGTGTCCTGCTCCTCCATCTCCTCGGCGGCGACCTGGAGCTCGAGTGGGCTGCCGATGGCAACGTGTACCTCACCGGCCCCGCCGAGCAGGTCTTCGAGGGCGTGGCCGAGCTCTAGCGCCGGAACCGCCGATGGCCAGACGCGCTGTGCAGTACTATCGCGCTGAG comes from the Planctomycetota bacterium genome and includes:
- the pdxA gene encoding 4-hydroxythreonine-4-phosphate dehydrogenase PdxA, translated to MQAKPAIAVTMGDPAGIGPEVVVKALADERVRAVCRPIVFGDEAALREAARRLGLRADWLTIESDVRGVARRPYLDGLPASASTAVLDLGDCPPGLLFAGKPTRDGGCASLRYVEQAAAAVRDGHADALATAPIHKQAIVMAGSPFAGHTDLLGHLLGVEHPVMMLVGGPLRVALVTHHIALADVPDAISTEAIVATASVVDDSLRSLFAIPEPRLAVCGLNPHASDGSRFGTEELRLIEPAVVRLRRAGIHARGPVPPDTCFHRAVNGREFDAVICMYHDQGLIPLKLLAFDTGVNVTLGLPILRTSADHGTAYDIAGRGTASPNSMIEAILLAASMWRARVSAQARN
- the dapF gene encoding diaminopimelate epimerase, whose translation is MPFVKMHGCGNDYVYIDCREREFPDPARLAVRLSDRHFGVGGDGIILILPSAQADYRMRMFNADGSEAEMCGNGIRCFAKYLYDRGLVKGDEARIETGAGIRIVRITAEGGKARRVRVNMGAPRLERSQIPMQGPPGQALNDELSIDVPGQGPLSFRFTAVSMGNPHCIIYVDDTDRYPVALYGPLIENHRLFPRRTNVEFVQVLSAGEAKMRVWERGSGETLACGTGASATCVAGVLNQKTDRVLLLHLLGGDLELEWAADGNVYLTGPAEQVFEGVAEL